Genomic window (Ananas comosus cultivar F153 linkage group 1, ASM154086v1, whole genome shotgun sequence):
CATTTTGCAACTATGGtttacttctttttctttttttttttctttttttttcactctgtGCAGGTTTGAACTAAAAGCAATCCTTTCGTGGAGCAAAATGCCCATAGCTGGAACTCTAGCAATAGATTTATTGTGCAGAGGGCCACAGGCATTTTGATCCAGAAAAATATATCTTACTCCATAgttacaaaaatgaaaaaaggcAGATTGAAGttgcaaaataaaagaaaaggtgaaTTACCTCTGTAAAATCCCCATGATAATCTAAAACTGTACATCGTTCAGCAAGCCTAATGTACACAAAATCAACTGCTTCATCACCACCAATCTGGTATTTTTAATCTCCTGCTCCGATGCACCTCAAGATTGACCGCAGGCAGCTTATTTCTCACTTGCCTCCATATCATATTTACGGCATCACCCTTTTTCGCAGGGTGCTGAAATTCAAAGTGGTGAGACACATTCTTTAATTTTCCCCACATCTCAATCCACCTCTGTTTGGGGAACTGCCTAAGCTGAGTGATTAAGTAATTGGGTTGAAGAGCTTCTTCCacagagaagaagagagagaattcaGTGTAATCGATCTCGTTTTCGAAAGGAAGCTCAATACGATCACTGATGATTACAGGGACACAGTGACTGATGATGGCGTCGAAGAGTCGGCATGAGGAGGGAGTGTCACCGGCAGGGTGGAGGCAGAATTTGGACATCCGCATCCCTTCAGTGGACTGGGAAAAGAGAACAgagagatttatttattttttatttgtgttaGAGAGTAGTTAAAATGTTTTAAATATTAAGATTATGATAATTCGCCAAGCCTAGCATATTCTGGTTTGAGGAATTGAGGGTTTCTTTTTTCAAGTATGATGCAGAAGACAAGATGTCTCACTAATTACCTAGCTTTCCcaacaaagaaaattaaaaattcaagatTGGGAACAAGAATATGTTTCTAGGAGTCAAAACAAATGGAACATGTCATTCTAAAATTATGCTGCCATAACAGACAggtataaagaataaaaaaggttCGGATACAGATTGCCAATCCTAACCAAGATAAGATGGATGTGTAAGTATTCCATTCGCCTATTCCAAGAAGAATGTCTGGGCAATTAGAGATGTCAACATGCCACGCCCAAGTATCATTCGTACCGATCCTGAACGCAAAAGGTGCAACAGGCATACCAAATGTTCTTAACATATGATGCCAGTCTCAAGGGGGTGTTGGTGTGGTTGGGTTGTTCATTAATTGAATCATGCCACAACCCAgacacacaaaaataaataaataaataaataaataaagctatGAACAGCCGTGAATCATATGCAtcggaggaaggagaggaaggataGAAAAGGATCACCAACTTACTGCTTGTATGCCATGGCCAGTTGCAAGGCTGTTCTCAAAATGCACATCATTGTAGCCTTGTAACATCTTTGCTAAATGAGAACGGATTTTCCCTTCCTGCACAAACAAGCAGCCCCACATAATCACTTCAGTGTAGCGTACAAAAGGACAAAAGTTTTTCAACCTTTTTACCAACAGAGTCtactttctcatttttcagAAGAAGTaacatttgatatttttacaattTCAGCCTGCATTTCAACTATTAGAATCAAACTGCTCCTCCACTACATGACCATGATGCACAGCATTCAATTTTTGAATGGGCAATGCACAGTTTTGAATGATTAATACATAATTTTGAATGAGAAAAACATCTTTGAGAGTATGCAGCTGCAGTTCAAAACTTTGCATCTACTAATCAAATCTGTGCACTGGTAGTGGTGGCTTTGAAATACATGGTCACAACAGTCAATTATTAGGCTAAAATTGCAAAAGTGATAAAATGTCCCCCTctgcaaaattacaaaaaaaatgtgaatttttttgcaaaaaaaaaaagaccaacCAAATAACTCCATTGAAATGACAAAATACATACATCTTTCCTGACGGTACGACCTCGGAAGAAGAGAAGAGTAGGCCGTGAATTAAATGGGTCAGGAGAATCATCATCCGTAAAGGAATCAACAACATGCACATAAGGGGCTACAACATCTTTGCTCAGAAAAGACACGTCTCGGGGGTAACGTGCAAAATCTGCAACAATGAGTATCGATGCGTTTACAAGATCCCGAAGAAACCTAAAAGCATTAGGATGATGCATGGGAATAACATGATCACGGCCAGCTGATCGTTTCCAGTATTTGGATTTCCACAAAATATCCAAAATGTCGACCTGCCACCACAAAATTGGCAATAATGTGACAAACTATCTCGGCGAAGGATTAATGGAATGGAAAGGCGACCGACTGCATTGATTTGCAGACAAATATGCAGGGCCACAGGTTACTGCTTTTCTGGAAACTAAGAATAGCGCTTCGGAATCTAGATTGAATGATTTATCTTAATTGTAACCTTAACAGCAGTTAAGCATTGACAAAACACTCTCTCCACATCATTTTGATTCCTATATCTCAATAAACAAAGATCCAGCTtccataattaaataaataagagcACTATATGCGAGAGGGAAATGGAGAAACATTTGATGACATCACAACTTACCAAACAAAAATCAGCATGAAGATCCTAAAAACTCCAGATCAATAGAATGAATCTACTAAAGAGACCATAAGATGTTGCCCAATTGCTGTAGATTAGTGAATGTTAGGTTCAAATAACATTTGCAAAAGAGatctatattttctatttaaatatgCAACTTTTAGAAGCCAACAATCTAACCAATTCCTAATTTAATCACCAagcatcaattttttaattctgtTGCTTGCCCTGCACTGAAAGATAGTATAAAATAACAATTATATGCTGATATAACAAAAGTCACCAATTTCCCTGCAAAAGACCCTATATTctaagttaataataataaaaaaaagggaattaaCAATTCAGAAATAGAAAAGAAGCAACACTGTCACTTGGAAGAGCAATAAATGACATAAATCCAAGAACATTACCTGAAGCTGCCGATCGATCTCGGTATCCGGATCGGTCATGTTGTGCCCATGAACGTTGAAGCTCAGCGACGAGAAGAAGGGGACGAAGAACACGTCCGCCTCCTCCccatccaaaaccctaaccgcctccgcctccgcccactcctcctctcccccatcGCGCCCCACCAGCGACGCCATCATCCAATACTCCACGCTGTGCTGCCTCTTGATCCCAGTGCCCCTGGGCCACGCCGGAAACCTAGATCCTCCatcgccgccatcgccgccggaGGAGTCAAGCATGCCGAGGTTGAAGCGGCGTGGGAGGTCGTACATGAAGACCCTGAGAGGTGGAGGCGCTCgaaggccgccgccgccgccgcccgaggaggaggaggagcattGAGAGGTGGAGGAGATGGGGAgtgagaaggagaagaggcggGGGCGGAGATCCAAgttggagaggaggagggacaAAGAGATAAGGAAAAGAAGCGAAGCCCCAATGGAGAGGGCGAACGATCGCTTCGTCGCCATGGGCGgagacagagacagagagagagagagagagagagagagagaagaggaggagggggtgtgGTTCGTTATCAGAGCGGCACCGAACGATCGCATAGAGACACTTTCATGGGGACGTCGGTAaagagtatttaaaaaaaaaaaaaggataaactttaaatatcacccctgtaattttatactttttcactttagtattctttgaattaaagtatatcaatttaatattctgttattttattttttctctttaccggttcctctgttaatattttattaaattatatacaaaaaacttcatatactccacctaaatttatcgaatattcattttaatactttttaattttaattttgttgctgatttaataaaaataataataataataaaataaaaaatagaattatatgtactaaattgatacattttaaattatatggtactaaagtaagaaagtggaaatgatatttgaagcttttccataaaaaaaagagtccggctggaatactatcgatagcacaagggtttggtgctatcgagttttccactgttagattaaaccttttaattatttttactcgttaaattatactattcaaccaaccacccactcaatcctaggaacCCACATAATCCTAACCGCATAATTCtcaatccaaggactaaaaaattaataatactaataacttgatgctattgataatattccaGTCCAATTCAANGAGGAGGGGGTGTGGTTCGTTATCAGACTGGAACCGAACGATCGCATAGACACTTTCATGGGGACGTCGCTAAAGAGTATGTtttttgataaactttaaatatcacccccgtaattttatactttttcactttagtatcctttgatttaaaatgtatcaatttaatattctatgattttattttttctctttttaccagttcctctattaatattttattaaattatatacaaaaaacttcagatactccatctaaatttatcgaatattcattttagtatcttttaattttaattttatcactgatttaataaaaaaatagtgaaagaaataataaaaaaagagaattacaggtactaaattgatacattttaaactatatggtactaaagtaagaaagtgggaatggtatttgaagcttttctataaaaaaaaaaagagcccggctggaatactatcgatagcacaagagtttggtgctatcgagttttccaccgttagatttaaccatttaattatttctattcgttagattataatattcaaccaaccacccactcaatcctaggggcccacatcattatAACCGTACGATTCTCAATTCAagaactaaaaaactaatagcaccagtAACTGGATATTATTGATATTATTGCAGCCtagttcaaaaatatatatatatataaaagctgaTCGCTAGATACCGTCCACCACGGCAATTGTTAACTGCCCAAAATAATCCTACCATCATCAGATGATGCACCGGGTGTATAAAAATATCTGCCATAGAAGACTTAAAATCAGAATCTAAGTTCCCATTTTTATTTCTatgatatttataatatctatacattaaatttatacataaattaattttttttttttgtgccgtTAATTATTTGatgtattaataataaatattcaatGGTGTAGGTCAAATCTATTTAGTGtactagattttaaattttatgacaTGTTAATATTTGTGTACGGTGCTTGAGGAGTACGGATACACTAAGTACAGGTGATAAATAAAAGTCTGCCCCGCCTCCCGTCCCGAATTCGTGACGGATTGGAAATAGttatcccataatccgccccgcctcaTAACCCGCCTCtcgccggcgccccgaatccgcccagccaaatagtatttgttttacaaattttaatattattaacattttgtaaatataaatcaacaaaatttttaatattaattgataatattatcaagttatatataaataacaatatcaactataaaaattaaaaatatcaatcacaattcgtAATAAAATTCAAAGTTGCAAAATGAGACTATGAGAGCTAATAtaattgggtttttttttataaatatatcattttttagggatattttaaaaaaatatagaaatagtTTTCGGGACGGATTCGGGATGGATTCGGGgcagggcggattcggggcggataaaaaatttttcaGTTTCCTACCCGTATCCGCCTCGGATCATAAAACTACCCCGTTTTCTGCCCCGAATTCGTTTATTTCCTCTCGTTTACTGCCCCATTCgggacggatcggggcgggagctccaccaacccggatccgtttgcatccctactctgACCTCAATTCCCGTTCCTAAACTTACAAATTTTATCATGATCAAGTGCTTTTTGGATTGTCTCATGTCTTTTGATCGGTGTTTATCCCCACCATATTTCGATTTTCTTacgtaaaaaatatttacttctCCGTTCCTATTTGAGCGGTGCATGACAACGCGATGAAGCGGGTCCACCAGTAGTTGGAGTTAATTACAGTCGCATACGAAATAGTTATGCGGATGCAAAGTGGCGTGAAAGGATGGGTTTTGTTTTTGCTTGGCTCCTCAAGtacaatattaataataataattaaatagaaCGATAATATGCCATGCTTGTAGATGGGACAATGTTAATCACTTgcttttaaaacaaaaaataaaaaatgataacaTATTTAGGTTTAGTAGGTTTAGTTTGGTTTTGAAGTTTAtataacgctattagataaaataaaattaaaaaaaaagcatatagagatatgcttctgcgttctctgatgggatcgcagaaaatatatcgtaaccgactgaTCGCAATatacggaacgcaatattacatacggaaacaaacaaaacatacaaaaacaaaaattaactattttttatttttcattttttattttcgacAAAATATAAAGTTCGTTCAGTTAAAACAATTTGCAGaccttttataaaataaatatattcattAGCCAACATTTGAAAGTAAAagtaagaaggaaaaaaaaaaaaaaatcattgctTACTATCAAGTATCAATGCTAACTTGGAACTCCGGAAATTATTATGTAAAAATGTCAGGTACAACGAAAAAGAGGCAAAAAAGGGTTTTAAGGTATAATCTAGGACCGAATCAACAGTAACTTATACAGAAATAATCATTAGATTTATTGGATACAGTAGTTCTTTTAAATCTCGCGATCGCCTCGACGTATAAATAGCGTGTTAAAAGCCACAGGATGAAGGCGCTTCTCTTTCTCCATCGATCGCCAATTCGAGCGAACAATGTCTTCAAACTTGTTTACGAGGAGATCATCTGTGTAGGCTCGGATACGCCTCCGCCATCATCAAGACCACGAGCGAGGTCCAACCGGTAAAAGGCCGCGCGCCTTTGCCCTTTCCCTTGTTCTTTTGGTCGTAATTTTCCCACAAGAAGCCACTTTCGTAGTAGTTCCGCACAACGTTCCTGTTGTTAGTGATGAAGAAACAGTGAGATAGGGCTGAAGACCAGCCTCGAATCGGTTTTTTCCCTTCAGATATATACATTCTGAACACAATTATGTATCCGAATATAGATCGCTGCAAAAATCTGAGTTTTCATATGATACGAAGATTCTGATTTCACAAGACgaatatatgtaataaatagATGATTTCGCAGGGGGTATGTATGTTAAAGCTCGTTTGCCGTTCCTCCTTTTAAACTCTCATTTTAGAGTTTAAGAAATAAAGGTCAGGTACCTGATCAAGTTAGACCTGAGCTCCTGGTACAATTCTCCTGCTCTCGCCTTGTACGGTCCATCCTCTGCAGCATAATTGAGGGGTTAGAGATTGCATATGTTTAAATAATTAAGAGAGATATATATTAAGCTATTTGAGGCTTTAGCATCAGTTTGTTACCTTGTGCATAATGATTTAGTGCCGAAAGAATCATGTAGTTCATGTTCATCCAAATGGGGCCTCTCCAATATGGCGGGTCGTGCTCCGTATTGCGTTTCATGTACAACGAGCTATAACAGTGAATGAAATCGATAAGAATACAGCATTTTCCAACTAAGGtctagatttaatttttttttttttttttaaaaagagctTACAACGACGGGAGAGCAATGCTATTCTTCTTTTAACCTTTTTGCACGCATAAAGGGAGAACAATGCTATTCATTTTTTTCATCGCGCTCAACTAAAATAGATTGCTAAGCAGGAATACCTTGTTTTGGAAAGCGAACGAAGTCCGTAATCAGTCCACAAGATTGAGCGGTTGGAGATAAGATCTAGCTGTTTTTCAAGAATCCACGATtcctggaaaagaaaaaaaaattattgcttaTTTTGATATATCTATCAACAATCTATCCTATATAATAGAAGGTCTTAGACAAAGACACGCTTGAATTTCGCTTACAGGTGGAATGATACCCATCATAAATGGGAAAAGGCTCACATAACCAACATGGGGAACCAATTGTAGCTGAGGCTTTTCCAGGGTTTCTCTTAAGAGCTCTCTTTTCATCATCTCGTTGCTTCTTACCTCGTACCATCTCAGGCGAACCTAAAATTAGAATGTGAAAGCAAAAACAGTACCATATAAGAGCAACAACTAGAGCAAGCAATCAAGAATGAACTTTactaacaaataaattttagaatgctgaTTAAATCCGCGTGAGATGCAACAAATGAACTGAGAAGTTAAAGCACCACCCTGTACATTCTTTGcccttttgctcttttttatAGCAAGCAACGAGAAATAATCAATTCCGCCTATTTGCTCGCAATTACAAAATTGTAACTAATTTCTGAAGTGAAGGTGCTAGGTTTTCATAATTTGCAAATAACTTAATGAGGCTGCACAATTTACTTTCAAAATAcatgtaaaaatatattgtttCGTTATAACTCCTTCAATATGAAACAAGTTAACTAACCTTCTCTGTGTGGTTCCCAAAATCATAGTATGCTCCAGAAGTATCATCCAAATGCATCTGGCCAAAATAAATGCAACAGTAATAAGCTCAAAACTGACAAATAATAgacaattttattttgattctcttttttctttctgaatTATAGTCCAAAATTTTCCATCTAGTTTTAACGTGAAATGTTCCTTAAAGAAGCACGTTTCTTTATATTTGCTATTATTGTTGCCAAACAGATTAGAGGAGGGTCACTGAGCATCTTACCCAATTcaagaaataaaaatcaatttagCAACACTTCAAGACATTTCACGTAATACAGACGGAGAAAAAACTCACTTGGACCACGTTATTGTAACAAAATGAGCAGGAGACGAAATAAGTTTGTTGTCTTAAATTTTTGCTATAGAGAACAGAAAGTCAGAAGCAAAATAAATGCAATAGGTTATGATGTCAAAAACGCCCTCCACTATATGTTGTCCAGTACCTTATAGATTtctaagtaatattttttattttggctgGCAAGAAAACATAGATTACCTGATTGAGGACCTCAAAGTTTGAAAGTTGTTTGGACATCAAATTATAATCCTGCACAAGTTCCATCACAATGCTAATTACATAGAACGAAAAAAATCCTTCATTGTGTGCATCAATCATAAAACCAGTTACATTTGCATATATAATCCTTGCAAAATTACCAATTTCTATATGCATccttgcaaatctgaatttcatATATGTGCTCTGAAAAATGCTTCCTTACAAAGATACCCTACACTTGCAAAAGCGCTGCTCTTagaaaatacttttcttattgaAGACAAACCTCCCCCGTGAATTGAATAATTCCCTAACTTAAAAGTCATCTGTGTAGAAACTGCAGTTTCAACGGGCACACAGGAAAATTCTTATTTGCATgaatacatatttaaaatagatgATTGCCTATGTACATGTAAAAGGCCCAAATAAACTATGATACCTTTTCTAAATCGCTTTTCATGTTGAGATGCTCTGCAATTGAATGCATGCAATCCGAAGCTAGAAGCATCCAACATCTCAGATCTACATGGCGCTCCTCATCATTAGGGTGAGATGCGCGAGGGTAATCGTCTAACCCAGATGTCAAAGTCTAGAATACAAtggttttaaattaaaagaagtGAATTGGAGCATAAAAATggcaaaatataataaaaagttgAGTACAAGAAAGGGCGTTTAGAAAACCTTAGGATTCAATTCCCTTCTTGTTGTGTTGTCTCTTCCATGCCAATAAAAGGTGCCTTTATGCTTCCCTGGGAACCAAAGACTGGGTTAaagtgaaaagtgaaaaagtttTTCGAAGTTCATATGAACAACTGATTTTTATATAAGCATTATACTATTAGAGTAATGATGATCTCATCTTACATTTTACCTTCAAAGAATGCAAAAAGACAAAGAAACGAGTCAAACTCACCAGATTGTATGGTATTGAACCATTGAAACCATGCATTCAAGCGAATGTAAGCTCTTTCTAGGAATGCAGAGATCTTCTTGGTTTCCTCACTTGAAAAGCTGCTTGTATTTATACCACTTGCCAACTCTGAATAGATCAAATATTCAGCATCAAAGCACAGCCTCGCATTATTTTCATAAGTATATACTCGTTGAATAACAATGgttaataagaaaatataactaTCTTTTGCGACGAGGCGATAAATATGAAAACCAACATCATATCATAGATTAATCTAAAAGACACAAGATGACCAAGGCTTGAACTCTCTCCGAGCACCTTACAGCTTATCTCATAAAAGCTTCATCAGCTtaggaaagggaaaaaaagaaaaaaagaggacaaGTGAGCTTACCTCGTAGAGCTAGGAATAAAGTCGGTGGGTTCCCATTCGATGGATGCTGGAGAACAAATTCATCAGGAACTTtactgaaaaaagaaataacataAATTTATACATAATATAACCAACATATGCACAATACAAATATTTCTTTACAACAAGTTGAATCAATTATACAAAATATAACGAACATATGCACATTACAAATATTTCTTTGCAACAATTCgaatagaaaattcttcacTAAATAGGAGAAGAAACTTACCTCAACGCTTCAGCTCCTAGGATTTGCTCACGAGGAATCCACCCATCTATATTAATAAGATCTAACCAATGCCCAATTATATCCATGCACATATCAACATCCCAGCGCCTACACATTGACATATATATAAGTCGGCGTCAAGAAGAAAGCAAAGTTTACAAAAGATTTGCATATACAcccctgcaaaattatctacTTTACATATTAAACTGATTTCTCATATGTGACATTTCAAAACTTAGTTTCTAACACATATACCTGTGTATTTGCAAAATGCCTCTCTCAGCAAAACTTTTTCCAACTCAAACCAAATCTTTCCCCCTTGAATTGGATGACTTCCGGACTCAAGATAAGGGCATTTCATTTTGAAACACTTTCTAGGAGtacatatgaaaattcagatattAGAGGGGGTGCACATGAAAATGAATGTAAATCCCAAATATGAATTGCGGGCAACCAACCAAACGATGAGCTGATGAAAGCCTTCGTCCCACAAAAATCCCCTCGGAAAGAACGATCTACTGGGAACAGCAGTAAAAAGTGCAGCTGGCCAATAAGAAATGGATTTATCACCATTCTTTTGCTGCAAAGAGAAATTTCCTCAGGCATGATTATTCTTAAGTGTTTCAGTATAAATGTTTAGCCTCATAGGAGGAATATATCTAGCTACAACTA
Coding sequences:
- the LOC109712102 gene encoding mannosyl-oligosaccharide glucosidase GCS1, which produces MTGGRRRTARGGAAAAAAADRDADEPRRVGGSGGGGGAPGKRRRGSGGGDHGRIRLMDVSLGTLLGLGLGFLALLLVSLLVYNYRWGSKEEDAAVRKVMRVVTPLPAPKMIELPQFQGEHKESLYWGTYRPHVYLGIRARTHRSLIAGLMWLGTKNGQYFLRHVCQDSDELSIYGWTDHNGRDYGRQVLIDHGLSLTTSFLKERGKGSGYGGDWAVRLEAQDEKSSLTEPKEGAVHLFFYLADEEGKSFDMGRQDFEHRNTILLASGTRNDVGSWELHLQSTDNLEKRIAGYRSLHMHNLTELVQGTLASHARRTGFVQLPDIVEDSPNIMVYQISVKLPAKIDIVFVSGTDSTSSRIEERINSLTGVFLTSRLEEKQKDFEDKYARCFNVKDEDDSEEISVGRAAIGNLLGGIGYFYGQSRIALPKGLTQKNGDKSISYWPAALFTAVPSRSFFPRGFLWDEGFHQLIVWRWDVDMCMDIIGHWLDLINIDGWIPREQILGAEALSKVPDEFVLQHPSNGNPPTLFLALRELASGINTSSFSSEETKKISAFLERAYIRLNAWFQWFNTIQSGKHKGTFYWHGRDNTTRRELNPKTLTSGLDDYPRASHPNDEERHVDLRCWMLLASDCMHSIAEHLNMKSDLEKDYNLMSKQLSNFEVLNQMHLDDTSGAYYDFGNHTEKVRLRWYEVRSNEMMKRELLRETLEKPQLQLVPHVGYVSLFPFMMGIIPPESWILEKQLDLISNRSILWTDYGLRSLSKTSSLYMKRNTEHDPPYWRGPIWMNMNYMILSALNHYAQEDGPYKARAGELYQELRSNLIRNVVRNYYESGFLWENYDQKNKGKGKGARPFTGWTSLVVLMMAEAYPSLHR
- the LOC109712108 gene encoding probable arabinosyltransferase ARAD1 → MHHPNAFRFLRDLVNASILIVADFARYPRDVSFLSKDVVAPYVHVVDSFTDDDSPDPFNSRPTLLFFRGRTVRKDEGKIRSHLAKMLQGYNDVHFENSLATGHGIQASTEGMRMSKFCLHPAGDTPSSCRLFDAIISHCVPVIISDRIELPFENEIDYTEFSLFFSVEEALQPNYLITQLRQFPKQRWIEMWGKLKNVSHHFEFQHPAKKGDAVNMIWRQVRNKLPAVNLEVHRSRRLKIPDWW